From Nicotiana tabacum cultivar K326 chromosome 15, ASM71507v2, whole genome shotgun sequence, the proteins below share one genomic window:
- the LOC142169721 gene encoding uncharacterized protein LOC142169721, with translation MDTSAKIIEIKYTVNERCPPMKIQNDMGVRVYMETKKKNKNLGMYLLCITICDFDLECSMSNASTIADTSDYRNTNVAQLSSNCNIIGEVSGTVKLIDMPTSPAIMEYESIIITEHTQNVIEVGQVYQDKQIIVSAMKHYSIMNKLQFRVKRSNARSYWLVCIGDNCTWYFNFTGINESALFKIAHMPFDRQHIYITQATAMVVGSMVMPKYADPKIIYTPKDIQIDMLSEHGVNLTYMQAWRAKEKALEFLRGHPADSCSHLPNYLYILEKTYLGSVVKLQKIEYDYFLYAFITLSTSIKGWEHRRPVIVANGTFLKSAYRGIMLTASTIDAACSILPLAYAVVDSENDASWR, from the exons ATGGATACCTCTGCAAAAATTATTGAAATCAAATATACTGTCAACGAACGTTGTCCTCCAATGAAAATTCAGAACGATATGGGAGTTCGAGTGTATATggagactaaaaagaaaaataaaaacttagGAATGTATCTGTTGTGTATAACAATATGTGATTTCGATTTGGAATGCAGTATGTCTAATGCGAGCACAATTGCAG ATACTTCTGATTATCGTAATACTAACGTGGCACAATTGTCAAGCAATTGTAACATAATTGGAGAAGTATCAGGAACAGTGAAGTTGattgatatgccaacatctccgGCAATTATGGAATATGAAAGTATCATCATAACAGAACATACGCAGAAtgtaattgaagtaggtcaaGTTTACCAAGACAAGCAAATAATTGTCAGTGCAATGAAGCATTATTCTATCATGAATAAGCTTCAATTTAGGGTGAAAAGGTCTAATGCAAGAAG CTATTGGCTCGTATGTATTGGGGACAATTGTACGTGGTACTTCAATTTCACCGGCATAAATGAATCAGCATTGTTCAAGATTGCACACATGCCCTTTGATAGACAACACATATATATAACGCAAGCTACTGCCATGGTAGTTggcagcatggtgatgccaaaatATGCAGATCCTAAGATAATATACACACCAAAAGACATACAAATTGACATGTTGTCGGAACATGGTGTGAACTTAACATACATGCAAGcttggagagcaaaggaaaaggctTTGGAGTTTTTGAGAGGTCATCCTGCTGATTCCTGCAGTCACTTGCCGAATTATTTGTATATTTTGGAGAAGACTTATCTGGGGTCGGTagtgaaattgcagaaaattgaaTATGACTATTTCTTGTATGCATTTATTACTCTTAGTACGTCCATCAAGGGTTGGGAACATCGTAGGCCAGTTATAGTAGCTAATGGCACCTTTTTGAAGTCGGCATATAGGGGAATCATGCTAACAGCTAGCACAATAGATGCAGCAT GTAGCATATTACCACTAGCATATGCCGTTGTTGATTCAGAAAATGACGCATCATGGAGGTGA
- the LOC107780048 gene encoding uncharacterized protein LOC107780048: protein MAHYACMWHNWTNIRSKFKKGHLKLSELYFATTRSYTLDEFNERMSKIEDIDTRVKAYLYDIGYHRWSRLHITVKRTWTMTSNIAESLNAVTKDARELPVVELLEYVRTLLERWTNEKLLNAKGTFTYLEKKYNNVLEDNKILSQKMRVRASTDYIHTVIDGVKCFIICLQNKRCYCGQFQLDELPCPHALATLRHRNESYENYCSPYYMRESFLQTYEIPVDLLPNESK, encoded by the exons ATGGCACATTATGCTTGCATGTGGCATAATTGGACAAATATAAGGTCAAAGTTCAAGAAAGGTCATCTAAAGTTAAGCGAATTGTACTTTGCCACGACACGATCATACACgcttgatgaatttaatgaaagaatgtcaaagattgaagatatcGATACACGTGTTAAAGCATACCTATACGATATTGGCTATCACAGATGGTCTCGGTTACATATTACGGTGAAAAGAACATGGACGATGACATCAAACATTGCAGAGTCCTTGAATGCAGTAACCAAAGATGCAAGAGAGCTGCCCGTAGTTGAACTATTAGAGTACGTGAGGACTCTTCTTGAACGTTGGACTAATGAAAAGTTATTGAATGCAAAGGGTACGTTCACATACCttgaaaaaaaatacaacaatGTGTTGGAGGACAACAAGATATTATCGCAGAAGATGAGA gtgagggcttcaacaGATTACATCCATACTGTGATAGATGGTGTGAAATGCTTCATTATTTGCCTTCAAAACAAGAGATGTTATTGTGGACAATTTCAGCTTGATGAACTTCCTTGTCCACATGCTTTGGCGACTTTGAGGCACAGAAACGAGTCTTATGAAAACTATTGTTCTCCTTATTACATGAGGGAGAGCTTTCTGCAAACTTATGAAATACCAGTAGACCTACTGCCTAATGAAAGCAAATGA
- the LOC107780045 gene encoding LOW QUALITY PROTEIN: putative RNA methyltransferase At5g10620 (The sequence of the model RefSeq protein was modified relative to this genomic sequence to represent the inferred CDS: deleted 1 base in 1 codon) yields MAVSPLAGFNNLSIPSGKQQTKFAGQSVRAIPIRVLTVGKKRSQGVQLIVDEYMKKLKHYCSVDDVRIKSNPRNARDVVAQIEHEDMAVMGHIRPDEWVVMLDERGHDVGSEQMASLIGDAGNKGASSLLFCIGGPYGHGRQLRERANISVKLSSLVLNHEIAVVVLIEQLYRAWTILKGQNYHH; encoded by the exons ATGGCAGTGTCACCTCTAGCCGGTTTCAACAACCTTTCAATTCCGTCAG GAAAGCAGCAGACCAAATTCGCTGGCCAATCAGTG AGAGCAATACCTATACGCGTATTGACGGTTGGAAAGAAGCGGTCACAAGGA GTGCAGCTAATAGTTGATGAGTATATGAAGAAGCTCAAGCATTATTGTAGTGTTGATGATGTACGGATTAAGTCTAATCCCAGAAATGCACG TGATGTAGTGGCTCAAATTGAACATGAGGACATGGCTGTTATGGGCCACATCAGGCCTGATGAATGG GTTGTAATGTTGGATGAGCGTGGTCATGATGTGGGATCTGAGCAGATGGCTTCTTTAATTGGAGATGCTGGAAACAAG GGAGCATCAAGCTTACTCTTTTGCATAGGTGGACCTTATGGACATGGAAGACAATTGCGGGAGAGAGCTAACATATCAGTCAAATTGTCATCTTTAGTCTTAAATCATGAGATTGCCGTGGTTGTACTGATAGAGCAACTTTACAG AGCGTGGACCATTCTTAAAGGACAGAATTACCATCACTAG